The proteins below come from a single Zhouia spongiae genomic window:
- a CDS encoding DUF6691 family protein — MKKLLYIIIGLVFGIVLYKSEAASWFRIYEMFRFEAFHMYGIIGTALVFGSFFVWSIKRFKIKSFDGKPIAIEPKDSSFKRNLFGGIIFGLGWALVGACPGPLFVLIGAGYVPVFLVLISAVFGTFLYGILKDKLPH, encoded by the coding sequence ATGAAGAAATTGTTATATATTATAATTGGTTTAGTATTCGGAATTGTTCTGTACAAATCTGAGGCAGCCTCCTGGTTTAGAATATATGAAATGTTTCGTTTTGAAGCCTTTCATATGTACGGAATTATAGGGACAGCACTGGTTTTTGGAAGCTTCTTTGTATGGAGTATCAAGAGGTTTAAAATTAAATCTTTTGACGGAAAACCGATAGCCATAGAACCGAAAGACAGTTCTTTTAAGCGGAACCTTTTCGGGGGAATTATATTTGGGTTGGGTTGGGCTCTGGTTGGAGCGTGTCCCGGACCATTGTTTGTATTGATTGGCGCAGGATATGTGCCGGTATTCCTGGTTTTAATTTCAGCAGTTTTCGGTACTTTTTTATACGGAATACTTAAAGATAAATTGCCACATTAG